From the Candidatus Binatia bacterium genome, one window contains:
- a CDS encoding amidohydrolase family protein, whose product MITVEGEKIEVIDAHSHMGARKKLAIHQIPPIMKFMAEDMLSSMDGAGVDGVVTFAIGIGEPSDYRETNQYIADQMKKHAGRIHGFMRLSPGLGAKDTLKVLEEGVKLGLKGIKIHPLIENCPANDKEKVYPLMEAAQHHGLTVLFHCGLGENASPQRIGEIARDFRKLPIIMGHSGLVEGVRQVVEIAKKYDNVHMDSSGVGWLPFFCEAIAWAGPDRVMYGSDHPFNPMEWEIEKIVKHAQRHLKLKIEDLRLIMSGNIKRLLKIS is encoded by the coding sequence ATGATCACTGTCGAAGGGGAAAAGATCGAAGTCATCGACGCGCACTCGCACATGGGAGCGAGGAAGAAACTCGCCATCCACCAGATTCCGCCGATCATGAAGTTCATGGCCGAGGACATGCTGAGCTCGATGGACGGCGCCGGTGTGGACGGCGTCGTCACGTTCGCCATCGGCATTGGCGAGCCGTCGGATTATCGAGAGACCAATCAGTACATCGCAGATCAGATGAAGAAGCACGCCGGAAGAATTCACGGCTTTATGCGCTTGAGCCCGGGGTTGGGCGCCAAGGATACGCTCAAAGTGTTGGAGGAAGGCGTCAAGCTCGGCCTCAAAGGCATCAAGATTCATCCGCTGATCGAAAACTGTCCCGCCAACGATAAAGAGAAAGTCTATCCGCTTATGGAAGCCGCCCAGCACCACGGCCTCACGGTTCTCTTTCACTGCGGTCTCGGCGAGAACGCGAGCCCGCAGCGGATCGGCGAGATCGCGCGAGATTTCCGCAAGCTCCCGATCATCATGGGCCACTCTGGGCTCGTGGAAGGTGTGAGGCAGGTGGTCGAGATCGCAAAAAAGTACGACAACGTCCACATGGACAGCTCGGGCGTCGGCTGGCTGCCGTTTTTCTGCGAGGCGATCGCATGGGCCGGTCCCGACCGCGTGATGTACGGCTCAGATCATCCGTTCAACCCGATGGAGTGGGAGATCGAGAAGATCGTCAAGCACGCGCAGCGCCATCTGAAGCTTAAGATCGAAGATCTCCGCTTGATAATGTCTGGGAATATCAAGAGGCTGCTGAAGATAA